One genomic window of Ignavibacteria bacterium includes the following:
- a CDS encoding winged helix-turn-helix transcriptional regulator encodes LLEYLIKHKGDVVTREKLLDKIWGNDVRVNDRTIDVHIRKIREKLGEFADCIETIKGIGYRMKEQ; translated from the coding sequence TCCTTCTTGAATATCTCATCAAACATAAAGGCGATGTTGTAACACGAGAGAAACTACTCGACAAAATTTGGGGAAATGATGTCCGCGTGAATGATAGAACGATTGACGTTCACATCAGAAAAATTCGAGAGAAGTTAGGAGAGTTTGCCGATTGCATCGAAACGATAAAAGGCATTGGTTATCGAATGAAAGAGCAATAG